The genome window TCTTACACTTCCGCTGAGTATGTTGACCTCTTGGCTTCATGGGTTGAGAAATACCCAATCATCACAATCGAAGACGGTATGTCTGAAGATGACTGGGATGGTTGGAAATTGCTCACTGAGAAATTGGGAGACAAAGTACAACTCGTTGGTGACGACTTGTTCGTAACGAACACTGAGCGTCTTGGCAGAGGTATCGAAGAAGGTATCGGTAACTCCATCCTGATCAAAGTTAACCAAATCGGTACATTGACTGAAACATTCGATGCAATCGAAATGGCTAAACGTGCAGGATACACAGCTGTAATCTCCCACCGTTCCGGTGAGTCCGAAGACAGCACAATCGCTGATATCGCTGTTGCAACAAACGCTGGTCAAATCAAAACGGGTGCTCCTTCCCGTACAGACCGTATCGCGAAGTACAACCAATTGCTCCGCATTGAGGATCAACTGGGTGAACTGGCTCAATACAATGGTCTTAAAGGATTCTACAACCTTAAAAAATAAGCTGGATATCCAGCTTTTACGGGCAAGCCGGGTAACCGGCTTGTCTTTTTTATTGATGCGGATTAATCGTATAATGTATGGAGTATGTAGATGGTCAAATTTAGGGTATTGTATGAACTGCACTACTTGTATCACAACAATAGCTATGTTACAATTAAAGTAACTGTTTTTATGGTGAGATGTTATGCCCACATGGGTAGGAGGTGGAAAGAATGGATATTGCTTTGAAATTGCTGCTCGTTGTCTTCTCGATCGGTCTAATCACTGTAGTATTGCTGCAGCACGGGAAAAGCGCTGGTTTGGCGGGTGCCATCTCCGGTGGTGCGGAACATCTTTTCGGTAAAACGAAAGCGCGCGGATTGGATCTCTTCCTGCAACGTGCAACGGTGGTACTTGGTGCAGGATTTATGATTTTGTCTATTATTGTTACGGTGTTTTCCAAGTAAAATTGGAACTGCTGGGCAATGAATAGCTTAAGCTAATGGCTTAATTGATGAACCTTCGTTTCGTGGAGAAACGGGGGTTTTTTAATAAATTTTTACGCGTCCAAACTTTACCAACAATAATCTAATCTATAGACTCCATGATTTCGGTCTTCTTCTCACTTCTGTTCGGTTTTCCTTCCTTAACATGCAACACAACCCCTATCATGTATGGATATGTCCCTCGCTTATTCGTTACGCGCGAACGCACTCCCTATAATGAATGTCATGTGTACAGAAAATTTTCGGATGTAGTCCTTTTCCAGATGCGTACAGCATGGGTATCGCATAAAATGTCTGTAGAGATACGTGAAAGCGTGATTTTAGAGGAGCGCCCGGCAACAGTGGTTTTTTTACGAGGTACGGATGGGCTGGATTGAATTCGTGTATACTAGGGTATGAGATAGTATGGGTGCGCGACTATACTCTTCCCGACAGTGATTGCAAGAAAATGGTAAGAATTCCGATACATAAACAGATGAGATCCGATTACACTTTTATGTTTCCCGAGGTGAATATATTAATGATAACAGAACAACAATTGCTCGACTTCATGCGGGAGACCGCTTATAAACCGATGACTTATCAGGAGTTGGAACAGCACTTCGAGATCGAAGACGCAGCTGATTTCAAAGCCTTTTTGATTATGCTGAATACGCTGGAGGAATCCGGAAAAGTTCTGCTGACCCGAAACAATCGTTATGGCATGCCAGAGCGCATGGATTTGGTTCGCGGACGTCTACAGGCTCATGCCAAAGGATTTGCTTTCCTTATTCCTGAGGATCGAGAGCACCCGGATGTGTACATTCACGCCAATGACATGAAGAGTGCGATGAATGGTGACACGGTATTGGTTAAAGTCACGTCCCAAGGCCCTTCTGGCGGTCGCCTGGAGGGTGAGATTGTCCGTATTGTTACTCGTGCGGTGACACAAGTTGTAGGGGTGTTCCAAAGCCATGAGGTGTACGGCTTCGTAATTCCGGATGATAAACGGATTAATCGCGATATTTTCATCCCGCGTACCAATTTTGCTGGGGCGGTTGATGGACAGAAGGTTGTAGCAAAGATCGTCAGCTATCCGGAGGGCCGTGCGGCAGCCGAGGGTGAAGTGATCGAGATTCTCGGTCATAAGGATGAGCCGGGTATTGATATTTTGTCCGTCATTCGCAAGCATCAGCTTCCTGAAGCTTTCCCGGATGAAGTTGTAGAAGAAGCGGAGAAAGCACCTGACTCCATCACGGATGAAGAGATTGTTCAACAGGGTCGCCGTGATCTGCGCGGACTGAACATTGTCACGATTGATGGTGAAGATGCCAAGGATCTGGACGATGCTGTAAATGTAGAGAAACTGCCTAATGGTAATTACCGTTTGGGTGTTCACATTGCCGACGTCGGCTACTATGTACAGGAGAATTCCAAGCTGGATCAGGAAGCCTACAACCGTGGATGCAGTGTATATCTGGTGGACCGGGTTATTCCGATGTTGCCTCAGCGCCTATCCAACGGAATCTGTAGTTTGAACCCGCAAGTAGATCGCTTGACCCTGTCTTGTGAGATGGAATTCAACGATCAGATGAAAGTTGTGAAACATGACATTTTCACGAGTGTAATCAAAACCAAAGAGCGGATGACATATTCCAACGTCCGTAAAATCCTTGAAGGTGAAGAGCCGGAATTGCTTGAGCGTTATAAGGATCTGGTAGATGATTTTCATCTGATGAAAGAAATTGCCTTGAAACTGCGTGCTATGCGTATGCGTCGTGGAGCGGTTGACTTTGATTTTGAAGAATCCAAAATCATTGTGGATGCAGAGTGCAAACCGATCGATATCGTGAAACGGGAGCGTTCGATTGCAGAGCAGATCATTGAGGAATTCATGTTGGCAGCGAACGAAACAGTGGCAGAGCATTTTCACTGGTTGAAGGTTCCGTTCATTTATCGTGTGCACGAAGACCCGGATCAGGAAAAACTGCAAAATTTTCTCGCCTTTGCGGCGAATTTCGGACACCAGGTCAAAGGACGTGGCAATGCAATTCATCCACGGGCCCTTCAATCGTTGCTTGAGGATATCAAGGAAACAAAAGAACAAACCGTGATCAGTACGATGATGCTTCGTTCCATGAAACAGGCAAAGTATGATTCTGAAATGTCAGGTCACTTTGGCCTCGCGGCAGAATTCTATAGTCACTTCACGTCTCCAATTCGTCGTTATCCCGATCTCGTCATTCACCGGGTGATTCGTGAAGTCATTGAAAATAATGGCGCTTTGCCGGAGAACCGTCAGGAGTATTTGGCAGCACGTATGGCCGATATTGCCCAGCAGTCTTCGGAACGTGAACGTGTGGCGGTA of Paenibacillus sp. FSL R5-0517 contains these proteins:
- the secG gene encoding preprotein translocase subunit SecG — protein: MDIALKLLLVVFSIGLITVVLLQHGKSAGLAGAISGGAEHLFGKTKARGLDLFLQRATVVLGAGFMILSIIVTVFSK
- the rnr gene encoding ribonuclease R — protein: MITEQQLLDFMRETAYKPMTYQELEQHFEIEDAADFKAFLIMLNTLEESGKVLLTRNNRYGMPERMDLVRGRLQAHAKGFAFLIPEDREHPDVYIHANDMKSAMNGDTVLVKVTSQGPSGGRLEGEIVRIVTRAVTQVVGVFQSHEVYGFVIPDDKRINRDIFIPRTNFAGAVDGQKVVAKIVSYPEGRAAAEGEVIEILGHKDEPGIDILSVIRKHQLPEAFPDEVVEEAEKAPDSITDEEIVQQGRRDLRGLNIVTIDGEDAKDLDDAVNVEKLPNGNYRLGVHIADVGYYVQENSKLDQEAYNRGCSVYLVDRVIPMLPQRLSNGICSLNPQVDRLTLSCEMEFNDQMKVVKHDIFTSVIKTKERMTYSNVRKILEGEEPELLERYKDLVDDFHLMKEIALKLRAMRMRRGAVDFDFEESKIIVDAECKPIDIVKRERSIAEQIIEEFMLAANETVAEHFHWLKVPFIYRVHEDPDQEKLQNFLAFAANFGHQVKGRGNAIHPRALQSLLEDIKETKEQTVISTMMLRSMKQAKYDSEMSGHFGLAAEFYSHFTSPIRRYPDLVIHRVIREVIENNGALPENRQEYLAARMADIAQQSSERERVAVEAERDTEKMKKAEYMLDKVGEEFEGMISSVTSFGMFIELENTVEGLIRLSALTDDYYHFDDQHMALIGERTSKVFRIGDEVKIRVARVSMEEYTIDFEMVDMKPRAERPGGFGGGRGGKGGRPGSGGGRGGAKGGPGGFSGSRGGKGSSASAGGNRGGRSTEESGKGGRGGRSGAASAGTGAGSSGGYGGKGGGKPKGERRAGDAGGSTGRGKGAVSFGFGSGKGGYSSTSGGSDSNSTGGQGSGLNSGSGRGEGSFKSGKGGGKGGKGGSGRKNTSPSGVFIGEAATPGGTQEGGAPRRKRKKSKGATGNGTAAFVRKKKK